The Tenacibaculum jejuense genome includes a window with the following:
- a CDS encoding sensor histidine kinase has product MTKHSNSLDQRTFEKLSRLYIIALSTIAISVIVSQFLIRKHLKNQQSDSRVINIAGRQRMLSQKLTKETLLLFSEKDASKKQEITQQLKKTLSLWKSSHIALQKGNDSLGLPGNNSAIVSKQFTEINPIFDVINSATNSIITHVEETKISTGKSYNSYIDIIKVNESSFLTKMDAIVNQYDIEANAKINWLRRLELLLMVITLIILLGEFLFIFWPTAKSIRTTLAELLSAEKLAKKMAFDADELSLAKEKSVKELKALSRAMDETLLSARILPDGSIIHIGNRLSRLFKYSQFNEEYFWNMLSPVKNERNSIEELILKHKKTGWQGEVKASTKDNEDIWLEMAIIPYNPTNEKSELLIIASNITEKKTAQLEIDYLKQVGFEEKMNQQKIISKKIIENQEKEQSRIAKDVHDGIGQMLTGLKFNLESVNPENIEKTKEKIHQLKSQTSDIIKGVRTATFNLMPSELSDHGLVPALTKLSKELSRLTDKNIIFFNKTNFDFRLDTLTEINIYRITQEAINNAIKYANSSHILLSISHSESILSIAIDDNGKGFDANKPMSKDGGMGLTFMKERIKYINGRLFINSEEDKGTRVTLNIPLHQS; this is encoded by the coding sequence ATGACTAAGCATAGTAATTCATTAGATCAAAGAACCTTTGAAAAGCTTAGCCGACTATACATTATAGCTCTAAGTACAATTGCTATTTCTGTAATTGTAAGTCAGTTTTTAATTCGTAAACACTTAAAAAACCAACAAAGTGATTCTAGAGTGATTAACATAGCTGGAAGGCAACGTATGTTAAGTCAAAAACTTACTAAAGAAACTCTTTTATTATTTTCAGAAAAAGACGCGTCTAAAAAACAAGAAATAACACAACAGTTAAAGAAAACACTTTCACTGTGGAAATCTTCTCATATAGCCTTACAAAAAGGAAATGATTCTTTAGGATTACCCGGTAACAATAGCGCAATTGTTAGTAAACAATTTACTGAAATCAATCCAATTTTTGATGTCATAAATAGTGCTACAAACTCAATAATTACACATGTTGAAGAGACTAAAATCTCTACTGGAAAATCTTACAATTCGTATATTGACATTATAAAGGTTAATGAAAGTTCATTTCTGACTAAAATGGATGCTATTGTAAATCAATATGACATTGAAGCCAATGCTAAAATAAATTGGTTACGAAGACTAGAGTTACTGCTAATGGTCATTACATTGATCATTCTTTTGGGAGAGTTTTTATTCATTTTTTGGCCAACTGCTAAATCCATCCGAACCACATTAGCAGAATTATTATCTGCTGAGAAACTTGCTAAAAAAATGGCTTTTGATGCTGACGAACTTAGTTTAGCAAAAGAAAAATCTGTAAAAGAATTAAAAGCATTAAGTAGAGCTATGGATGAAACTCTTTTATCTGCTCGAATTTTACCTGATGGAAGTATTATACATATTGGAAACAGATTATCTCGACTTTTTAAATATTCTCAATTTAATGAAGAATACTTCTGGAATATGTTATCTCCTGTTAAAAATGAGCGAAATAGTATTGAAGAGCTAATTTTAAAACATAAAAAAACAGGATGGCAAGGTGAAGTAAAAGCTTCTACAAAAGATAATGAAGATATTTGGTTAGAAATGGCTATCATTCCATATAATCCAACAAACGAAAAGTCAGAATTATTAATTATAGCTTCTAATATTACCGAAAAGAAAACCGCTCAACTTGAAATTGATTATTTGAAACAAGTTGGATTCGAAGAAAAAATGAATCAACAAAAAATAATTTCAAAGAAAATCATTGAAAACCAAGAAAAAGAACAAAGTAGAATTGCAAAAGATGTTCATGATGGAATTGGACAAATGTTAACTGGTCTGAAATTTAACCTAGAAAGTGTAAATCCAGAAAACATAGAAAAAACAAAAGAAAAAATTCATCAACTTAAATCACAAACTAGCGATATTATTAAAGGTGTAAGAACTGCTACTTTTAATTTAATGCCCTCTGAATTATCAGATCATGGATTAGTTCCTGCATTAACTAAACTCTCTAAAGAATTAAGTAGATTAACAGATAAAAACATTATTTTCTTCAATAAAACGAATTTTGATTTCCGTTTAGATACCCTAACTGAAATTAATATTTACAGAATTACTCAAGAAGCGATTAATAATGCAATAAAATATGCTAATTCTTCACATATTTTACTATCTATATCACATAGTGAAAGTATTCTTAGTATTGCTATAGACGACAATGGTAAAGGGTTTGATGCTAACAAACCTATGAGTAAAGATGGTGGTATGGGACTAACATTTATGAAAGAACGTATCAAATATATAAATGGCCGATTATTTATAAATTCTGAAGAAGATAAAGGAACTCGAGTTACATTAAACATTCCTTTACATCAATCCTAG
- a CDS encoding DUF4202 domain-containing protein, which produces MKPTRFETALALIDKKNAEDPNLYTVNNMNFPKELLYSQRMSRQLLQFNPNASRALQIAARAQHICRWKIPRSEYPMDRIGYLKWREELKRSHATITAEILAEVGYNDDFIKRVRFLILKKQLKKNEEAQTLEDVICLVFLDFYFEEFAAKHNDEKVIDILQKTLVKMSDKGKEEALKIKFSDKSLALVQKAIH; this is translated from the coding sequence ATGAAACCAACTCGCTTTGAAACTGCTTTAGCTTTAATTGACAAGAAAAATGCTGAAGACCCAAATCTTTACACTGTAAATAACATGAACTTCCCCAAGGAATTATTGTATTCACAACGTATGAGTAGGCAGTTACTGCAATTTAATCCTAATGCATCTAGAGCGTTGCAAATAGCTGCAAGAGCGCAACATATTTGTCGTTGGAAAATTCCACGTAGTGAATATCCAATGGATCGAATAGGATATTTAAAATGGCGAGAAGAATTAAAAAGATCGCATGCTACTATTACTGCAGAAATACTTGCTGAAGTTGGTTATAATGACGACTTTATAAAAAGAGTTCGTTTTCTTATCTTAAAAAAACAACTCAAAAAAAATGAAGAAGCACAAACATTAGAAGATGTTATTTGTTTGGTATTTCTAGATTTCTATTTTGAAGAATTTGCTGCAAAACATAACGATGAAAAAGTAATTGATATCCTGCAAAAAACACTCGTAAAAATGTCTGATAAAGGAAAAGAAGAAGCTCTAAAAATTAAATTTTCAGATAAAAGTTTAGCTTTAGTACAAAAAGCAATACACTAG